The Streptomyces sp. NBC_01268 genome window below encodes:
- a CDS encoding amidohydrolase family protein — translation MTASNDPNDPYLIISSDCHAGLPTEEYRPYLDSRFHRAFDDFLAGREARREAMTRLGVRNEAFADKWFRDNEEGLRGGWDSAQRLKELDGDGVAAEVVFPDADAVDSQTAAPFGVGLGLSGDQDPELGMAGARAHNRWLADFVSRNPERHCGVALLPVTADPAEVVAEIHRAKESGLGALMIPSMWVDKAPYHDRRYDPVWAAAAETGMPVLTHSGAAPREEYGDHLGIYVSEVTFWPARPLWFLLWSGVFERHPGLRFGVAESGCWWLPNLLWFMDRLYLGAHGGKKLSPFAELKRPPSEYLDRQVFICATNTKRRELAQRYEIGVDNILWGSDFPHPEGTWPDTRAWLRRTFHDIPVTETRRMLGLAAAEVFGFDVRKLDPIARRIGPTPADLGQPADQAAVEASWARSREVGRHWLTEHDFPVLGVTP, via the coding sequence ATGACCGCTTCGAACGATCCGAACGACCCGTACCTGATCATCTCCTCCGACTGTCACGCCGGCCTTCCCACCGAGGAGTACCGGCCCTATCTCGACTCCCGCTTCCACCGCGCCTTCGACGACTTCCTCGCCGGGCGCGAGGCCCGGCGCGAGGCCATGACCCGGCTCGGGGTGCGCAACGAGGCCTTCGCCGACAAGTGGTTCCGCGACAACGAGGAAGGGCTGCGGGGCGGCTGGGACTCCGCCCAGCGGCTCAAGGAGCTCGACGGCGACGGGGTGGCCGCCGAGGTCGTCTTCCCCGACGCGGACGCCGTCGACAGCCAGACCGCCGCGCCCTTCGGCGTCGGGCTCGGGCTCTCCGGCGACCAGGACCCGGAGCTCGGCATGGCGGGCGCCCGGGCGCACAACCGCTGGCTCGCCGACTTCGTCTCCCGCAACCCCGAGCGCCACTGCGGGGTCGCGCTGCTGCCCGTCACCGCCGACCCGGCCGAGGTCGTCGCCGAGATCCACCGGGCCAAGGAGTCCGGGCTCGGCGCGCTGATGATCCCCTCCATGTGGGTGGACAAGGCGCCCTACCACGACCGGCGTTACGACCCGGTGTGGGCGGCGGCCGCGGAGACCGGGATGCCGGTGCTGACCCACTCGGGCGCGGCGCCGCGCGAGGAGTACGGCGACCACCTCGGCATCTACGTCTCCGAGGTCACGTTCTGGCCGGCCCGGCCGCTGTGGTTCCTGCTCTGGTCCGGCGTCTTCGAGCGGCACCCGGGACTGCGGTTCGGCGTCGCCGAGTCCGGCTGCTGGTGGCTGCCGAACCTGCTGTGGTTCATGGACCGGCTCTACCTGGGCGCGCACGGCGGAAAGAAACTGTCCCCCTTCGCCGAGTTGAAGAGGCCGCCCAGCGAGTACCTGGACCGCCAGGTGTTCATCTGCGCCACCAACACCAAGCGGCGCGAGCTCGCGCAGCGGTACGAGATCGGCGTCGACAACATCCTGTGGGGCTCCGACTTCCCGCACCCGGAGGGCACCTGGCCCGACACGCGGGCGTGGCTGCGGAGGACCTTCCACGACATCCCGGTGACGGAGACCCGGCGGATGCTCGGTCTCGCGGCGGCCGAGGTCTTCGGATTCGACGTCCGGAAGCTGGATCCGATCGCCCGGCGCATCGGCCCCACCCCCGCCGACCTCGGCCAGCCCGCCGACCAGGCCGCGGTGGAGGCGTCCTGGGCGCGCTCCAGGGAGGTCGGCCGGCACTGGCTGACGGAGCACGACTTCCCGGTCCTGGGGGTGACGCCGTGA
- a CDS encoding SDR family NAD(P)-dependent oxidoreductase translates to MELRQGQVAVVTGAAGGIGLAMARRFAAEGLAVVLGDVEEAPLAKAAEELMADGAQILARTVDVSEPDSVRAFADAVYDTFGAVHVLCNNAGVGSGAEGRMWEHEPNDWKWAFAVNVWGVFHGIQAFLPRMLAGGEPGHVVNTSSGDGGIAPLPTASVYAVTKSAVVTMTESLYAHLKAERAPVGASVLFPGPHMLRTGLWESHRNRPDRFAKERPRRTPYRSLDQWESAMKEAGHEIAFTPVEEVAEHVVDGIRADRFWMLPASEHSDRQIRARSQSMLDRANPSYLESFILD, encoded by the coding sequence ATGGAGCTGCGACAGGGACAGGTCGCCGTCGTCACCGGCGCGGCCGGCGGCATCGGCCTCGCCATGGCCCGCCGCTTCGCCGCCGAGGGCCTCGCCGTCGTCCTCGGCGACGTCGAGGAGGCCCCGCTGGCCAAGGCCGCCGAGGAGCTGATGGCGGACGGGGCGCAGATCCTCGCCCGTACCGTCGACGTCAGCGAACCCGACTCCGTGCGCGCCTTCGCCGACGCCGTGTACGACACCTTCGGCGCCGTCCACGTGCTGTGCAACAACGCGGGCGTCGGATCCGGCGCCGAGGGCCGCATGTGGGAGCACGAGCCCAACGACTGGAAGTGGGCCTTCGCCGTCAACGTGTGGGGCGTGTTCCACGGCATCCAGGCCTTCCTCCCGCGCATGCTCGCGGGCGGCGAGCCCGGCCACGTCGTCAACACCTCCTCCGGCGACGGCGGCATCGCCCCGCTGCCGACGGCCTCCGTCTACGCCGTCACCAAGTCGGCCGTCGTCACCATGACCGAGTCCCTCTACGCGCACCTGAAGGCGGAACGCGCCCCGGTCGGCGCCTCCGTCCTGTTCCCCGGCCCGCACATGCTCCGCACCGGGCTGTGGGAGTCGCACCGCAACCGGCCCGACCGGTTCGCCAAGGAGCGCCCCCGCCGGACGCCGTACCGCAGCCTCGACCAGTGGGAGTCGGCCATGAAGGAGGCCGGGCACGAGATCGCGTTCACCCCGGTCGAGGAGGTCGCCGAGCACGTCGTGGACGGCATCCGGGCCGACCGCTTCTGGATGCTCCCGGCGAGCGAGCACAGCGACCGGCAGATCAGGGCGCGCTCGCAGTCGATGCTCGACCGCGCCAACCCGTCGTACCTGGAGAGCTTCATCCTCGACTGA
- a CDS encoding acetoacetate decarboxylase family protein, with product MARVRYGARTEAEIAATREKSAGLPDIWSTGVVAVWETDPDVVAAVLPPPLKPTARPLVRANISKVDLPGYPLGAGSVAVAAAHGDQEGWYPLVMPMTHERALTGGREVFGEPKKLGEVLVERDGLTVRASLARHGIAFVEVRGAVSGALPLPEPVEKTDFYFKFLPSVDGAGTGFDTDPVLVHCVRNEKVRRLERVTGDIVLRESMYDPVADLPVRRLVEITIGEKTTDQKGRVVERVSAQALLPYVHQRYDDPQQILDAPPEGSVEGRA from the coding sequence ATGGCACGAGTACGGTACGGGGCGCGCACCGAGGCGGAGATCGCCGCGACCCGCGAGAAGAGCGCGGGGCTCCCCGACATCTGGTCCACCGGAGTGGTCGCCGTCTGGGAGACCGACCCCGACGTCGTGGCGGCCGTCCTGCCGCCCCCGCTCAAGCCCACCGCGCGCCCGCTGGTGCGCGCCAACATCAGCAAGGTCGACCTGCCCGGCTACCCCCTCGGCGCCGGGTCCGTCGCCGTCGCCGCCGCCCACGGCGACCAGGAGGGCTGGTACCCGCTGGTCATGCCGATGACCCACGAGCGCGCCCTGACCGGCGGGCGGGAGGTCTTCGGCGAGCCGAAGAAGCTGGGAGAGGTCCTCGTCGAGCGTGACGGGCTCACGGTCCGGGCCTCGCTCGCCCGGCACGGCATCGCCTTCGTCGAGGTGCGCGGCGCCGTCTCCGGCGCCCTCCCGCTGCCCGAGCCCGTCGAGAAGACCGACTTCTACTTCAAGTTCCTGCCGTCCGTGGACGGCGCGGGCACCGGCTTCGACACCGACCCCGTCCTCGTCCACTGCGTCCGCAACGAGAAGGTGCGGCGGCTGGAGCGGGTCACCGGCGACATCGTGCTGCGCGAGTCGATGTACGACCCGGTCGCCGACCTCCCGGTGCGCCGGCTCGTCGAGATCACCATCGGCGAGAAGACCACCGACCAGAAGGGGCGGGTCGTCGAACGGGTCAGCGCCCAGGCGCTGCTGCCCTACGTCCACCAGCGGTACGACGACCCGCAGCAGATCCTCGACGCGCCGCCCGAGGGCTCCGTGGAAGGACGTGCCTGA
- a CDS encoding TetR/AcrR family transcriptional regulator: MARTALSRDQVLDTAAALVKEHGPTALTMRRLAAELGTAVTSIYWHVGNRESLLDALVERTVADLGTLRPHGADPAERIVSVARLLRRALRDRPHLVAMVHERGLTEQMFLPAQRALIHEAHAAGLRGARAAELVRAVQFQVVGHVLVERNRERSPAQSPAETELWSTGTTTGTTTTTTAGTTTAGTASPTAASPVDEDPALARALAAPVDTERLFTTAVRALVAGLLGGEAGARDRDHGGTHTGSEASTR; the protein is encoded by the coding sequence ATGGCACGCACCGCATTGAGCCGCGATCAGGTACTGGACACCGCCGCAGCCCTGGTGAAGGAGCACGGCCCGACGGCCCTCACCATGCGCCGGCTCGCCGCGGAACTCGGCACCGCGGTGACCTCGATCTACTGGCACGTCGGCAACCGCGAGTCGTTGCTCGACGCGCTCGTCGAGCGCACGGTCGCCGACCTCGGCACGCTGCGCCCGCACGGCGCGGATCCCGCCGAGCGGATCGTCTCGGTGGCCCGGCTGCTGCGCCGCGCACTGCGGGACCGCCCGCACCTGGTGGCGATGGTCCACGAACGCGGCCTGACGGAGCAGATGTTCCTGCCCGCGCAGCGCGCCCTGATCCACGAGGCCCACGCGGCCGGCCTGCGCGGCGCACGGGCGGCCGAACTGGTGCGGGCGGTGCAGTTCCAGGTGGTCGGCCACGTCCTGGTGGAACGCAACCGCGAACGCTCCCCGGCCCAGTCCCCGGCCGAGACCGAACTGTGGTCGACCGGCACCACGACCGGCACCACCACCACGACCACCGCCGGCACCACGACAGCGGGCACCGCCTCCCCCACGGCCGCCTCCCCCGTCGACGAGGACCCGGCCCTGGCCCGCGCCCTGGCCGCCCCCGTCGACACCGAACGCCTCTTCACCACGGCGGTACGGGCGCTGGTGGCGGGCTTGCTGGGCGGGGAGGCCGGCGCCCGCGACCGCGACCACGGCGGCACGCACACCGGTTCCGAGGCGTCAACGCGGTGA